A region of the Pseudoprevotella muciniphila genome:
CCCGAACCACATATTCTCGGTTTTGGATGGTAGTAATTGTAGGTGCATAAGTTGACGGACGCCCTATGCCGAGTTCTTCGAGTTTACGGACAAGAGAGGCTTCGTTGTATCTTGTAGGAGGTTGAGTGAAGCGTTCCACAGCCGTAATTTCCTTTTCTTCAAGGGTTTCACCTTTTGCCATAGCGGGCAGCATGCGTGTCTCACTTTCATTTTCAGAACCCTCATCGCGACTTTCACTATAAACTCTGAGGAAACCATCGAAAGTGATGACTTCGCCTGTAGCCGTAAATTCGCCATCGAACGGAGCATTGCTTTTAGGAAGGATGCTGACAGTGGTGCGTTCCACTTGTGCATCCGCCATCTGACAGGCAAGTGTGCGTTTGCGAATAAGGTCGTAGAGTCGCTTTTCTTGCTGTGTACCTGCTATAGTGTCTTTGTCGATATAAGTGGGTCGGATGGCTTCGTGTGCTTCCTGGGCTCCTTTTGAAGTGGCATGGTATCGACGTGCCTTATGGTATTCTGCGCCCATGCTTTCCTCAATGAGTTTTGCTGTTGTATTAATGCATAGCGAAGACAGATTCATCGAGTCCGTACGCATATATGTGATGTGTCCGGCTTCATAGAGACTCTGTGCCACGCGCATGGTCAGACTTACGGAAAAACCTAATTTTCTAGCAGCCTCCTGTTGCAGAGTGGAAGTAGTGAATGGTGGGGCAGGACTACGTTTCAAAGGCTTCTTCTGTATATCGGTGATAGCGAAGGACGCATCCTTACAGTTTTCCAGAAAATCTTCTACTTCGGCTTTTGTAGAGAATGAGTGACTATATGTTGCTTTCACTTCCTGGCCATCGGGAGTGGTAAAGATAGCCGAAACGCGATAGGACGCTTCGGGTTTGAACGTTTCAATTTCGCGCTCGCGCTCCACGATGATGCGTACAGCCACACTCTGCACACGTCCGGCAGAGAGGTTGGGCTTCACTTTCTTCCAGAGTATGGGTGAGAGTTTGAAACCTACCAATCGGTCGAGCACACGGCGAGCCTGCTGGGCGTCAACCAGGTTGAGGTCGATGTGGCGGGGATGACTGATGGCATGTTCTATGGCTTGTTTCGTAATCTCATGGAATACGATGCGTTTGGCTGTCTGCGGATCTAATTTCAAAACTTCCGCCAGATGCCAAGAAATGGCCTCTCCCTCACGGTCTTCATCGGAAGCCAGCCAAACACAATCGGCTTTCTTTGCTTCACTCTGAAGTTCGCGGACAGTAGTTTTTTTCTCTTCTGGAATCTCATATTGAGGTTGGAACGTCTTGAGGTCCACACCGAAATTCTTCTTCTTCAGATCCCTGATGTGTCCTTTTGAGGAAAGCACCTTATAGTCCTTGCCCAGAAATTTTTCTATCGTTTTCGCTTTTGCCGGCGACTCTACGATGACCAGATTTTTTGGCATATTCTTTTAAAATAGGAGTATTTTCGAGGTGCAAAGATAGTGCAAGCAAAGAAAATTGCAAAACCAAAAATTTTTTTATTGTTTCTAAGTCTATAAATCTGGCGACAAAAAATCGATGCAAAACAAAGACTCCATCGGATGAGTACCGATGGAATCTTAAATATTGACTTAGTGGGAAGGTTTCTTTGTGTCAGTTTATTCGCTGAGGAGTTTCTTCACGGTGTCGGCTATTGCTTTGCCGTCTGCCTTTCCTGCCAGTTGTTTTGATGCAACACCCATCACCTTTCCCATGTCGCGTGGCGATGTTGCGCCCACTTGTGCTATGATTTCCTTCAGCGTGGTTTCGAGTTCTTCCTGCGAGAGTTGCTTCGGGAGGTATTCCTTGATGCAGTCCACCTGTGCCTGCTCCTCTTCTGCCAGGTCGGGGCGTCCCTGACTGGCGTAGAGGGCAGCCGTGTCTTCGCCCTGCTTTACGAGTTTGGCTATGATTTTCAGGGCTGCGTCATCGGGTAATTCGTCGTTGGCACCGGGTGCAGTCTTTGCCTCGATGAAGAGTTTCTTTACGTTGCGCAATGCCATGAGACGAACCTTGTCTTTCGCCTTCATAGCGGAAATAATGTCTTTGCTTACTTGTTCGAATAGCATATTATCCTAATGTTTATGATTATTATTCATCCAGTTCTACAGTACCTTCGCTGAGTGCTTTGCTCGTCGCCATGATTTTGTTGTACTGCTGAACTGTTCTCTTGTGCGTAGAAGTGTTGTCAACCAGTCCGTTGAGTTCTTCGTCGTCCAGTTCGTTCAGGTTATAGATGAACGTCTGATAGTGCGGTCGCTTGTTTTCGCCTATGTTGCCATAGTATTTTCCTATAGCATCGATGTTGACGGGTTTGTAGGCGCTTCTGGGCTCCATAGGTTCTTCATCCATAAATCCGCTGGCGAGTATGGTAACTTTCACTTTATCGTGGAGGCTCTTGTCGGTGGCGATGCCGTATTTTGTCTCGATGTGAGTATCGAAATTCTTCATGAATTCGTCAATCTCCTTCATTTCCGACATTTGGAGCGTGTATTCCTCTTCATCGCTGAAAGTAACGCTCATGAGCAGTCGCGATGAGCGGTAGTAGTTGTTGTTGTTCAGTAGCGGGGAATGTATGGCTTCGTGTATGGCATGTGTCAGACGTCGCTCGCCTGAGCCGTAGCCTGTTGTCATAACCGAGATGCCGCCATTGCGCAGCACGAAGTCCACATCCCGGAAGTCGAGTAAGATTTTGCCGCGCATATTGATGATATCCATAATGCTGCGCACTGCTGTAGTCAGAACATCGTCGCTTCGCTTGAAGGCATCCATCAGCGACATGTTGTTGTAGATTTCAAACAGTCGCTCGTTGACGATGACTATCAGCGAATCAACGTATTTCCTCATTTCTTCGAGACCCGTTATGGCCTTCTCTATTTTCTTTTGCCGTTCGAAGATGAAAGGAAGTGTTACGACACCCACTGTGAGCAATCCCATGTTGTGCGCCTCTCGGGCAATCACAGGAGCTGCACCGGTGCCAGTACCACCGCCCATTCCAGCGGTGATGAACACCATCTTTGTGCCGTCGTTCATGCAGTCTCTTATCTTCTCTACATCCGCTTCAGCCAGTTTTCTTCCGCGTTCGGGCACACCTCCCGCACCAAGTCCTTCACCCAACTGCAGTTTTTCCGGTATGGGTGAGTCCTCCAATGCCTTCCGGTCGGTGTTGCAAACCAGATAGCGGACTCCTTCTATTTGTCCCTCGCGGAACATGTGTCCCACGGCATTATTACCACCGCCGCCAACGCCGATGACCTTTATGATGCTCTCTGTCTGTGCATTCGCTAAGTTGATGACCAGATCGTCTTCTTCCATATCCTTTATTTTTAGAAGGTGATTACTGAAGGCGTTTCTGAAGCAGATACCGCCTCTTCTGTGGCAACGCGTTCTGCCTCACGAGATTTTTGCTTGATATCGCTCAATTGTTCCTTTGTGCGCTTGTAGGTGGGTGTTAGTTCCACGAGGCTGATAATTTCTTCGTTGTTGAGATCGTTGAGCCCGAAGAGGAAAGTACGCGCCCTATTGCGTTGTTTGCGTGCATCGGTAGGTTTGTAGTACTTCTCGCGGCGCTCGAGGTATTCTTCCAAACGCTCCTGACGACGGCGCTCGTCATCCTCTTCCTCCAGTTCTTTCTTTAATTGCATGCCTTCCACTGCATTGATGCCGAAGCCTGTGGCAAGAATAGTAATTTTAATCTTCTTCTCCAAAGTGGGATCTGTGGCAAGTCCCCATTTTGTTTCAACATCGTCATGGAATTTCGACATGAATTCGTGGATTTCGTTCATTTCTTCCATCATCAGTGTGTCTTTGTCGCTTTCTGCTGCAAAAGAAATGAAAATCAGCACTTTCTTTGAATTGAAAATGTCGTTATTGTTGAGCAGAGGAGAGTGAAGAGCATCCTCTATGGCATGTGTTACGCGGCCTTCGCCTTCGCCGTAACCTGTTGACATGATGGCTACACCGCCATCGCGTAATACGGTGCAAACATCTTGAAAATCAAGGTTGATGATGCCGTGCATCGTGATGATTTCGGCGATACTTCTGGCAGCGATGCTCAGCGTGTTGTCCGCCTTCTCGAATGCACTCAGCACATTCAAGTCGGGATAGATTTCGCGGAGACGTTCGTTGTTGATGACTAAAAGAGCGTCAACGTATTTGGCTATTTCTTCCACACCGTCGAGTGCTTGGTCTATCTTTTTAAAGCCTTCGAAAAGGAAGGGGATGGTTACGATGCCCACTGTCAAGATGCCTTTTTCCTTAGCACGTTGAGCAATGACAGGAGCAGCACCTGTTCCCGTTCCTCCACCCATGCCTGCAGTGATGAAAGCCATCTTGGTGCCATCGCTGAGCATATTGTCTATCTCGTTGATGCTTTCTTCGGCTGCTTGACGTGCACGTGCAGGACGATTTCCTGCACCCAGACCTTCTTTGCCCAACTGCAGTGTGTTGGGAACGGGCGAGTCGGCAAGCGCTTTGCTATCGGTGTTGCACAATACGAAGTTCACATCGTGAATGCCTTCGCGGTACATGTGGTTTACGGCATTTCCTCCACCTCCGCCAACACCGATAACCTTGATGATGCTGGGCGAAGAACTCAGCCCCTTAACGTCAATTAAGCCATCGGAAGGCATTTTATTTTTCTTTTCTTTATCTTGCATTGTTGTATTCGTTTTGTTGTGGTGAATGATGATATCCCCATAGAGGTATTATATTTCTTCGTCTTCCGAAGTGACTTTATTTATCGTGTCTTTGATCCTTTGCCAGAATGAGGGTTTCTCCTCTTTCCTTTCTTCTTCTTCTTTAGAATTAGAAGTATTTTCAGTCTCTCTGGTGGGATCCACTATCACAACCTTAGGTTTATCTTCTTGTTCTTTAGTTTCATCACTTGAAGTAGAAGGTCCTATAGTGGTGTTTTCACCTGTCGGAGTTGCTTGTTCTTTAGTAATTCCTTGAGCGACTAATCCTTTTTCGGCCCTTTCTCTCATGAATTTTTCAAATTCTTCATCGGTCATAGTTTCTTTACCAGACGAAGTAGAACTTTCTTCTGTAGGTTGAGTATTGGGTTTTGCTGGTTCAACAGGTGTTGTTGACTCTTGAATAGGCTCCTTTACTGTGAAAAGTTCCGTTTCTTTACCAATTTCGCCACCATCGCAGTTCTCTGTACCCTTGTCGAGCATAGCTATGACAGAATTGTAACTGAAGTCGGTGTTGAAGTCTGTAATCGACTTGTTCACGCGATATTGCAGTGTCATCTTCTGCTCTACGCGTACTTTGTCGAACTTGGGCATAACAATTTTGAAAGCCTCGGTAATGGCAGATGTGTTAGACACACCACCGCATACCACTATGCCTGCTACCAATTCGCCCGGACGGAGTTTTGAAATCTCCACTTGGTGGTTCACGTTGGCAATAATCTCTTCCAAACGCGCACTGACGATATTCTTCAACTCATTGATAGGGAAACTGCGTCCGTCCTCCAGAACGATAATCTCCGAAGAGTTCTCATCAATCTCTTCTATGGCGAAATCGTGTTTAAGTTTCAGGTTTTCTGCTTCTTCGAGGCTGATTTGAAGAGTCTGTGCGATATCGTTTGTGATATTCCATCCGCCTATGGGCAGTATGGCTGCATGGCGAAGGATGTTGCCTTTGAATACTGCAACACTCGTGGTCTGTGCACCCATATCGACGAATACACAACCGCTCTGGCGCTCGTTGTCTTTCAGTGTGGCATTAGCAAGCGCCAGGAATGAAACGGGTATTTCTATCACGTTAATGCCTATGTTATAGAACACATCCTCAATCTGCTTACGCACAGAGGCACGCGTAACTACGTTCAGAAATTGCCCTTTCAGATTGGAGGTCAGCGTACCCACAGGCTCTGTGCTTGACATGGTGCCCAACTGGTACTCTTGTTCGATGACATCAATGATTTCGTAACCCGCAGGCGCAGTTTGGATATTCTCGTCACGAAGTTCATCAATCATATCCTCTGTAACCTTCGTGGTCTCGGGAAAGGTTCGGTTTATGCAGTTGAGAAGGGTGTGCATACCCATACCGCCAATGCCCACGTAGGCCTTTGAGATTTGCCTGTTCAGTCGTTTCTCAAGTTTGTCTTTAATCGACTTGATGCATTGCGTCATCTTGTCGATGTTGAGAATTCTACCTTTGCGGATGAAACTTCCGCTCTCCTCTTGTGCAATGGCTAAAATCTGGATGGCGCCATCGGGCTGCTTTGTTCCTGCAACAGCCGTAATCTTCGATGAACCTATTTCCAGTGCCACTGTGAATTTTTCGTTTGCCATAGTTTTCCTTTTTTAGTTTTATTTTTTTCTAATTATTCCAGTCTTTTTCAGTTTCCAAACAAGGAGGATGCTGTCGGTCTGTACAGAAAGCAATTTTATGCCTTTTTGGGTTCCTTCTTGGCTGCGTTACCCTTTGCTTCAGGCTTTGTGGCAGGTGTGTTCTGCTCGGGTTGTTCGGTCTTTTTCTCCTCTTGTGCTTTTGCTTTCTCAGACTCGGTGTCCTTGAGGTTATCCTGCTTCACACCTCTTACTTGCGAGGGGTATTCTATGTTGATTATCTTATATTTGTTCCAACCCACTGTGGGAAGAATCTTTTTGTAGAACGACTTGAGATTTCTGAATTTTACCTCCAAATCATTGACAGAGCCGAGTTGAATGATATGATTTCCAACGCGTGGCACCAAGGATATGTCGCCCAGTGAGTCCACGTTGGCTTGAACAATCTGATCATTCCAGAAACCATCGTCGCGCAGGAAAATACCTAATTTCACGAGCGATTTCTTTGCAAAGTCGCGACTGACGTTGCCTGTTGCCGTAATAAGGTCGGCAGTGTATCCCATCGACTGCATAGCCCTCCCTTTGTCATCGATGTAGTAGTCGTCGCCATTGTCTGCCATAATGCGCATGATGGGTAGTCGCTGCGAAACGAAGATGTGGAACACACCATCGGGTGTCTTGTAGCAGGTAACGTCTTTAACGAAGGGATTTTTCTTCAGAAGCGTAGCGACTGGTTCGTTGCTGATGCTTTCAAGCGATTTGCCCTCCAATGTCATGTTTCCCTCTTGCATCAGTCGGCGAACCTCTTTTTTATCGATGAAACCAATATGTGCGCTGTCAACTATCTGTATATCCACGCTTTTGCAGATTTCGCCAGATTTCTGTCGTGCCACATTGATGAAAATATAAGCCAGATAGCCCACAATGACCAAACCGATGAAAATCTTCATCACCAGCCACCATTTGTCGAATCTCGAATTAGTACTACTTCCCGACATCTTCTTTCTCTTTTAGAATGTCAGTAAATTCAGCCATATAGTTGTCCACATC
Encoded here:
- the ftsZ gene encoding cell division protein FtsZ, giving the protein MEEDDLVINLANAQTESIIKVIGVGGGGNNAVGHMFREGQIEGVRYLVCNTDRKALEDSPIPEKLQLGEGLGAGGVPERGRKLAEADVEKIRDCMNDGTKMVFITAGMGGGTGTGAAPVIAREAHNMGLLTVGVVTLPFIFERQKKIEKAITGLEEMRKYVDSLIVIVNERLFEIYNNMSLMDAFKRSDDVLTTAVRSIMDIINMRGKILLDFRDVDFVLRNGGISVMTTGYGSGERRLTHAIHEAIHSPLLNNNNYYRSSRLLMSVTFSDEEEYTLQMSEMKEIDEFMKNFDTHIETKYGIATDKSLHDKVKVTILASGFMDEEPMEPRSAYKPVNIDAIGKYYGNIGENKRPHYQTFIYNLNELDDEELNGLVDNTSTHKRTVQQYNKIMATSKALSEGTVELDE
- a CDS encoding GatB/YqeY domain-containing protein translates to MLFEQVSKDIISAMKAKDKVRLMALRNVKKLFIEAKTAPGANDELPDDAALKIIAKLVKQGEDTAALYASQGRPDLAEEEQAQVDCIKEYLPKQLSQEELETTLKEIIAQVGATSPRDMGKVMGVASKQLAGKADGKAIADTVKKLLSE
- a CDS encoding cell division protein FtsQ/DivIB is translated as MSGSSTNSRFDKWWLVMKIFIGLVIVGYLAYIFINVARQKSGEICKSVDIQIVDSAHIGFIDKKEVRRLMQEGNMTLEGKSLESISNEPVATLLKKNPFVKDVTCYKTPDGVFHIFVSQRLPIMRIMADNGDDYYIDDKGRAMQSMGYTADLITATGNVSRDFAKKSLVKLGIFLRDDGFWNDQIVQANVDSLGDISLVPRVGNHIIQLGSVNDLEVKFRNLKSFYKKILPTVGWNKYKIINIEYPSQVRGVKQDNLKDTESEKAKAQEEKKTEQPEQNTPATKPEAKGNAAKKEPKKA
- the topA gene encoding type I DNA topoisomerase; its protein translation is MPKNLVIVESPAKAKTIEKFLGKDYKVLSSKGHIRDLKKKNFGVDLKTFQPQYEIPEEKKTTVRELQSEAKKADCVWLASDEDREGEAISWHLAEVLKLDPQTAKRIVFHEITKQAIEHAISHPRHIDLNLVDAQQARRVLDRLVGFKLSPILWKKVKPNLSAGRVQSVAVRIIVEREREIETFKPEASYRVSAIFTTPDGQEVKATYSHSFSTKAEVEDFLENCKDASFAITDIQKKPLKRSPAPPFTTSTLQQEAARKLGFSVSLTMRVAQSLYEAGHITYMRTDSMNLSSLCINTTAKLIEESMGAEYHKARRYHATSKGAQEAHEAIRPTYIDKDTIAGTQQEKRLYDLIRKRTLACQMADAQVERTTVSILPKSNAPFDGEFTATGEVITFDGFLRVYSESRDEGSENESETRMLPAMAKGETLEEKEITAVERFTQPPTRYNEASLVRKLEELGIGRPSTYAPTITTIQNREYVVRGESEGTKREYTMLTLRQGKIKESKKKEVVGGNKGRLVPTDIGTIVNDFLLENFPHIMSYNFTADIEKQFDAVAEGKEDWGKMIKHFYNDFDPVVEEVGNKRSEKRVGERDLGIDPKTGRPVSVRIGKFGPIVQIGTASDEEKPLFSPLKRDQKMNDITLEEALELFKLPRNLGDYEGETVIIGSGRFGPYIKMGDLYVSVPKGEDAMNITLERSIELVEAKRQAERERHIKKFEEEPELEVLKGRWGPYIAYKGNNYKIPKNKHDKAAELTLTECMDIIKAEGSKAAKKRKK
- the ftsA gene encoding cell division protein FtsA, with protein sequence MANEKFTVALEIGSSKITAVAGTKQPDGAIQILAIAQEESGSFIRKGRILNIDKMTQCIKSIKDKLEKRLNRQISKAYVGIGGMGMHTLLNCINRTFPETTKVTEDMIDELRDENIQTAPAGYEIIDVIEQEYQLGTMSSTEPVGTLTSNLKGQFLNVVTRASVRKQIEDVFYNIGINVIEIPVSFLALANATLKDNERQSGCVFVDMGAQTTSVAVFKGNILRHAAILPIGGWNITNDIAQTLQISLEEAENLKLKHDFAIEEIDENSSEIIVLEDGRSFPINELKNIVSARLEEIIANVNHQVEISKLRPGELVAGIVVCGGVSNTSAITEAFKIVMPKFDKVRVEQKMTLQYRVNKSITDFNTDFSYNSVIAMLDKGTENCDGGEIGKETELFTVKEPIQESTTPVEPAKPNTQPTEESSTSSGKETMTDEEFEKFMRERAEKGLVAQGITKEQATPTGENTTIGPSTSSDETKEQEDKPKVVIVDPTRETENTSNSKEEEERKEEKPSFWQRIKDTINKVTSEDEEI
- the ftsZ gene encoding cell division protein FtsZ, yielding MPSDGLIDVKGLSSSPSIIKVIGVGGGGGNAVNHMYREGIHDVNFVLCNTDSKALADSPVPNTLQLGKEGLGAGNRPARARQAAEESINEIDNMLSDGTKMAFITAGMGGGTGTGAAPVIAQRAKEKGILTVGIVTIPFLFEGFKKIDQALDGVEEIAKYVDALLVINNERLREIYPDLNVLSAFEKADNTLSIAARSIAEIITMHGIINLDFQDVCTVLRDGGVAIMSTGYGEGEGRVTHAIEDALHSPLLNNNDIFNSKKVLIFISFAAESDKDTLMMEEMNEIHEFMSKFHDDVETKWGLATDPTLEKKIKITILATGFGINAVEGMQLKKELEEEDDERRRQERLEEYLERREKYYKPTDARKQRNRARTFLFGLNDLNNEEIISLVELTPTYKRTKEQLSDIKQKSREAERVATEEAVSASETPSVITF